The genomic interval AGATTTTCTCGAATGCGCTGTTCGGGATCAGGATGCGTATCCGGCACAAACACCTCGCCGGTCAGCAGTTCATACACCTCAATATACCGCCGAGCGATCTCCACGCACACATCGTCCGGAAGCTCAGGCAATGGCTGTCCTGGCTGTCCCATAAAGCCTCGGGCCATCAGCCACTCGCGAACAAATTCTTTGGAGAGCTGACGCTGAGGTTGTCCTTTACGTAAACGCTCTTCGTATTCGTCTGCATAGAAGTAGCGCGATGAATCGGGAGTGTGGACTTCGTCGATCAGCCGAATCGTTCCTTCCTCATCCACACCGAACTCGTATTTGGTATCGACAAGAATCAAGCCACGGCGCGCTGCCATCTCGCTACCACGACGGTAAAGCGCCAGAGCTATGGTCTCGATTCGATCGAACGTTTCGGCATCCAGCAGCCCTCGTGCCAGGATCTCTTCTCGGCTGATGTCTTCGTCATGTCCTTCAGTCGCTTTGGTAGCCGGCGTCAGAATCGGCTCCGGCAGTCGGGCGTTCTGCACAAGCCCCTCGGGCAACTTTTTTCCACAGAGTTCCCGGC from Rhodothermus sp. carries:
- a CDS encoding phosphoribosylaminoimidazolesuccinocarboxamide synthase yields the protein MVSETILRAQLGRTIRETHLHELGMPYRGKVRDVYTVDGHLVIVTTDRISAFDHVLHQTIPFKGQVLNQLAAYFFRHTADLVPNHVEAIPDPNVTIARRCRPIPIEFVVRGYLAGHAWRVYRSGRRELCGKKLPEGLVQNARLPEPILTPATKATEGHDEDISREEILARGLLDAETFDRIETIALALYRRGSEMAARRGLILVDTKYEFGVDEEGTIRLIDEVHTPDSSRYFYADEYEERLRKGQPQRQLSKEFVREWLMARGFMGQPGQPLPELPDDVCVEIARRYIEVYELLTGEVFVPDTHPDPEQRIRENLAAFPLLQAQLSR